One Vibrio sp. 16 genomic window carries:
- the recJ gene encoding single-stranded-DNA-specific exonuclease RecJ: protein MIEIQRRPEVDLSLLPDTIAPLLKRVYISRGITSPEQLETTARALHSYQKLHGIEAAVELLFNAIAEQKRIIVVGDFDADGATSSALSVLALRMLGSNNVDYLVPNRFEDGYGLSPEVVDQAIEIGAEVIMTVDNGVSSIDGVRYAKEQGLKVLVTDHHLPGHELPNVDAMVNPNLQECAFPSKALAGVGVAFYLMMALCVHMRKNGWFAQQGMAEPKLMELIDLVALGTVADVVPLDENNRILVHQGLQRIRAGKARPGIQALIEVAKRDARRLVASDFGFALGPRINAAGRLDDMSFGVELLMANNIHAARRMASELDGLNQTRKEIEEGMKQEAMAFCERLQFGDSDMPHGLVLFQRDWHQGVIGILASRIKEKFHRPVIAFADGGEGSIKGSCRSIPGLHMRDVLDRIDTQNPGLIVKFGGHAMAAGLTIMESNFERFAKLFDEAVKQDLDEAALKGVILSDGELRPEEFSMHTAEMLRAGGPWGQAFPEPLFDGEFKVLHQKLVGEKHLKLMLEPLHKGHPTNIMIDGIAFNVDLRRWPDASVKTVHLAYKLDINEFRGNQSLQLMIDHLEAR, encoded by the coding sequence ATGATAGAAATTCAACGACGACCGGAAGTCGATCTCTCTCTGCTCCCTGACACCATTGCGCCTCTGTTAAAACGCGTTTACATCAGCCGCGGAATTACATCGCCTGAGCAACTCGAGACAACGGCAAGAGCGCTGCACTCTTATCAAAAACTGCACGGGATAGAGGCTGCTGTTGAGCTGCTTTTCAACGCAATTGCGGAGCAAAAGCGAATTATTGTGGTGGGTGATTTTGATGCTGATGGTGCAACCAGCTCTGCGCTTTCTGTGCTTGCGCTGCGCATGCTCGGCTCAAACAATGTTGATTATCTCGTCCCTAACCGCTTTGAAGATGGTTATGGCTTAAGCCCTGAGGTGGTGGATCAAGCGATAGAGATTGGCGCCGAAGTTATCATGACCGTTGATAATGGTGTCTCATCGATTGATGGTGTGCGCTATGCCAAAGAGCAAGGGCTAAAGGTATTGGTGACTGACCACCATTTACCTGGTCATGAACTGCCAAATGTTGATGCTATGGTGAACCCTAACTTGCAAGAATGTGCGTTTCCATCAAAAGCATTAGCAGGTGTAGGCGTCGCGTTTTATCTGATGATGGCGCTTTGCGTCCATATGCGTAAAAACGGTTGGTTTGCCCAGCAAGGAATGGCAGAACCGAAATTGATGGAGCTGATTGACCTAGTGGCGCTAGGTACAGTGGCTGACGTCGTGCCGCTGGATGAAAACAACCGTATTTTAGTCCATCAGGGATTGCAGCGAATTCGCGCAGGTAAAGCGCGCCCGGGAATTCAAGCTTTGATTGAAGTCGCTAAGCGTGATGCAAGGCGATTGGTGGCGTCTGACTTTGGCTTTGCTTTAGGTCCGCGCATTAATGCAGCGGGGCGTTTGGATGACATGTCGTTTGGGGTGGAACTTTTGATGGCGAATAACATCCACGCAGCTCGTCGAATGGCGAGTGAGTTGGATGGGCTAAATCAAACGCGCAAAGAGATCGAAGAGGGCATGAAGCAAGAAGCAATGGCTTTTTGTGAGCGCCTACAGTTTGGTGATAGCGATATGCCCCATGGTTTGGTCTTGTTCCAACGCGACTGGCACCAAGGCGTGATTGGGATCTTAGCATCGCGAATCAAAGAGAAGTTTCATCGCCCTGTGATAGCGTTTGCTGATGGAGGAGAGGGCAGCATTAAAGGCTCATGTCGGTCGATTCCTGGCCTGCATATGCGTGATGTGCTCGATCGCATCGATACTCAAAATCCAGGTTTGATTGTGAAGTTTGGTGGTCATGCGATGGCGGCAGGCTTGACGATTATGGAAAGCAACTTTGAGCGTTTTGCTAAGCTGTTTGATGAGGCGGTGAAACAGGACTTAGACGAGGCTGCTCTTAAAGGTGTGATTCTTTCTGATGGTGAGCTAAGGCCAGAGGAGTTCTCTATGCATACGGCTGAAATGCTTCGTGCTGGCGGCCCCTGGGGACAGGCGTTTCCAGAGCCTTTGTTCGATGGCGAGTTTAAAGTCTTACATCAGAAATTGGTGGGAGAGAAACATCTCAAATTGATGCTTGAGCCTCTACACAAAGGCCACCCAACCAATATCATGATCGATGGGATTGCCTTTAACGTTGATTTGCGACGTTGGCCGGATGCATCAGTCAAGACCGTTCACTTAGCTTATAAGCTAGATATCAATGAGTTTCGTGGTAATCAGTCATTGCAGTTGATGATTGACCATCTGGAAGCCCGCTAA
- the aceE gene encoding pyruvate dehydrogenase (acetyl-transferring), homodimeric type translates to MSDMKHDVDALETQDWLQALESVVREEGVERAQFLLETVLEKARLDGVDMPTGINTNYINTIPAAQEPAYPGDVTLERRIRSIIRWNAIMIVLRASKKDLDLGGHMASYQSAAAFYEVCFNHFFRAPNETDGGDLVYYQGHISPGIYSRAFVEGRLTEEQLDNFRQEVDGKGIPSYPHPKLMPEFWQFPTVSMGLGPISAIYQARFLKYLEGRGLKDTSAQRVYAFLGDGEMDEPESRGSLSFAAREKLDNLCFLINCNLQRLDGPVMGNGSIIQELEGLFKGAGWNVVKVIWGNNWDALLAKDTSGKLLQLMNETVDGDYQTFKSKDGAYVREHFFGKYPETAALVADMTDDEIFALKRGGHDSSKLYAAYKNAAETKGRPTVILAKTVKGYGMGEAAEGKNIAHQVKKMDMTHVLHLRDRLGLQDILTDEAVKELPYLKLEEGSAEYEYLHARRKELKGYTPQRLPKFTQEFKVPELEEFAPLLSEQKRDISTTMAYVRTLNILLKNKNIGKNIVPIICDEARTFGMEGLFRQIGIYNPHGQNYTPQDRDIVSYYKEATSGQVLQEGINELGSMASWVAAATSYSTNDLPMIPFYIYYSMFGFQRVGDMAWMAGDQQARGFLLGATAGRTTLNGEGLQHEDGHSHIMANTVPNCISYDPTFAYEVAVIMQDGIRRMYGENQENVFYYLTVMNENYAMPAMPEGAEEGIRKGIYKLESYAGDKSKVQLMGSGTIMNEVRKAATILSEEYGIASDVFSVTSFNELTRDGQDAERYNMLHPEAEAKVPYIAQVMGSEPAIAATDYMKNYCEQVRAFMPSESYKVLGTDGYGRSDSRENLRRHFEVNAGYVVVAALTELAKRGDVEKSVVVEAIAKFNIDTEKTNPLYA, encoded by the coding sequence ATGTCTGACATGAAGCATGACGTAGACGCACTGGAAACTCAAGATTGGCTGCAAGCCCTAGAGTCAGTAGTACGTGAAGAAGGTGTAGAACGTGCACAGTTCCTACTAGAAACTGTTCTAGAGAAAGCACGTCTAGACGGCGTTGATATGCCAACTGGTATCAACACGAACTACATCAACACGATTCCGGCAGCACAAGAGCCAGCATACCCAGGTGATGTGACTCTTGAACGTCGTATTCGCTCAATCATTCGCTGGAACGCAATCATGATCGTATTGCGTGCATCTAAGAAAGACCTAGACCTTGGTGGTCACATGGCTTCTTACCAATCAGCGGCTGCATTCTACGAAGTCTGTTTCAACCACTTCTTCCGCGCTCCAAATGAGACGGACGGTGGCGATCTAGTTTACTACCAAGGTCATATCTCACCGGGTATCTACTCTCGTGCATTTGTTGAAGGTCGTCTAACTGAAGAGCAGCTAGATAACTTCCGTCAAGAAGTAGATGGCAAAGGTATCCCATCATACCCGCACCCTAAACTAATGCCTGAATTCTGGCAGTTCCCAACAGTATCTATGGGTCTTGGTCCAATCTCTGCGATCTACCAAGCTCGTTTCCTTAAGTACCTAGAAGGTCGTGGTCTTAAAGATACTTCTGCTCAACGTGTATACGCTTTCCTAGGCGACGGTGAGATGGATGAGCCAGAATCACGTGGTTCTCTATCTTTCGCTGCGCGTGAGAAACTAGACAACCTTTGTTTCCTAATCAACTGTAACCTACAGCGTCTAGATGGCCCTGTAATGGGTAACGGTAGCATCATCCAAGAGCTAGAAGGTCTGTTCAAAGGCGCTGGCTGGAACGTTGTTAAGGTTATCTGGGGCAACAACTGGGATGCACTACTGGCGAAAGACACGTCAGGTAAACTTCTACAGCTAATGAACGAAACTGTAGATGGCGACTACCAAACATTTAAATCTAAAGATGGCGCATACGTACGCGAGCACTTCTTTGGCAAGTACCCAGAAACAGCTGCACTGGTTGCAGACATGACTGATGACGAAATCTTCGCACTTAAGCGTGGTGGTCACGATTCTTCTAAGCTATACGCAGCTTACAAGAACGCAGCAGAAACTAAAGGTCGTCCAACAGTAATCCTAGCGAAGACTGTTAAAGGTTACGGCATGGGTGAAGCGGCTGAAGGTAAGAACATCGCGCACCAAGTTAAGAAGATGGACATGACTCACGTACTACACCTACGTGATCGTCTAGGTCTTCAGGACATCCTAACTGACGAAGCAGTGAAAGAACTTCCATACCTGAAACTTGAAGAAGGTTCAGCGGAATACGAATACCTACACGCTCGTCGTAAAGAACTAAAAGGTTACACGCCACAGCGTCTACCTAAGTTCACTCAAGAATTCAAAGTGCCTGAGCTAGAAGAGTTCGCTCCGCTACTAAGCGAGCAGAAGCGTGATATCTCTACAACAATGGCTTACGTCCGTACTCTTAACATCCTGCTTAAGAACAAGAACATTGGTAAGAATATCGTTCCTATCATCTGTGACGAAGCTCGTACGTTCGGTATGGAAGGTCTGTTCCGTCAGATCGGTATTTACAACCCGCACGGTCAGAACTACACACCTCAAGATCGCGACATTGTTTCTTACTACAAAGAAGCAACGTCAGGTCAGGTTCTACAAGAAGGTATCAACGAACTAGGTTCAATGGCATCTTGGGTTGCAGCTGCGACTTCATACAGCACCAACGATCTGCCAATGATCCCGTTCTACATCTACTACTCTATGTTCGGTTTCCAACGTGTTGGCGACATGGCGTGGATGGCTGGTGACCAACAAGCTCGCGGTTTCCTACTAGGTGCTACTGCAGGTCGTACTACGCTAAACGGTGAAGGTCTACAGCACGAAGATGGTCACTCGCACATCATGGCGAACACGGTTCCTAACTGTATTTCTTACGACCCAACATTCGCTTACGAAGTTGCAGTCATCATGCAAGATGGTATTCGTCGTATGTACGGTGAGAACCAAGAGAACGTGTTCTACTACCTAACGGTAATGAACGAAAACTACGCAATGCCAGCAATGCCAGAAGGCGCTGAAGAAGGCATCCGTAAGGGTATCTACAAGCTTGAGTCTTACGCAGGTGATAAGTCTAAAGTTCAGCTAATGGGCTCTGGTACTATCATGAACGAAGTACGTAAAGCAGCGACTATCCTGAGCGAAGAGTACGGCATCGCATCTGACGTGTTCTCTGTAACATCGTTCAACGAGCTAACTCGTGACGGTCAAGACGCAGAGCGTTACAACATGCTTCACCCAGAAGCGGAAGCGAAAGTACCTTACATTGCACAAGTAATGGGCAGCGAGCCAGCTATCGCAGCGACTGACTACATGAAGAACTACTGTGAGCAAGTTCGCGCGTTTATGCCTTCTGAGTCTTACAAAGTACTTGGTACTGATGGTTACGGCCGTTCTGACAGCCGCGAGAACCTACGTCGTCACTTCGAAGTTAATGCGGGCTACGTAGTTGTTGCAGCTCTTACTGAGCTAGCGAAACGTGGTGATGTTGAGAAGTCAGTCGTTGTTGAAGCGATTGCTAAGTTCAACATCGACACTGAAAAAACAAACCCACTTTACGCTTAA
- the fldB gene encoding flavodoxin FldB, translating into MKIGLFYGSTTCYTEMAAEKIRAIIGDDLVDIHNVKDSPLSLMADYDLLLLGISTWDFGEIQEDWIELWDQVSGLSLAGKTVALFGLGDQEGYGEWYLDAMGMLHDELKATGVNFIGYWPNDDSYEFEASKALTEDQSKFVGLALDEDSQYELSDERIATWVEQVLVEYQETL; encoded by the coding sequence ATGAAAATCGGTCTATTTTACGGCTCAACTACCTGCTATACCGAGATGGCAGCAGAAAAAATTCGCGCGATCATCGGTGACGATCTTGTCGACATCCACAACGTAAAAGATTCTCCTCTTAGCCTAATGGCTGACTACGATCTTCTGCTCCTAGGCATCTCTACATGGGACTTCGGTGAAATTCAAGAAGACTGGATTGAGCTTTGGGATCAGGTCAGCGGTCTGTCTCTTGCTGGCAAAACCGTCGCACTGTTTGGTCTGGGTGACCAAGAAGGTTACGGAGAATGGTATCTTGATGCGATGGGCATGCTGCACGATGAGCTCAAAGCAACGGGAGTGAATTTTATCGGATACTGGCCAAACGACGACAGCTATGAGTTTGAAGCATCAAAAGCCCTAACTGAAGACCAGAGCAAGTTTGTCGGTTTAGCTCTGGATGAAGACTCTCAATACGAGCTCAGCGACGAACGCATCGCGACTTGGGTTGAACAAGTTCTGGTTGAGTATCAAGAGACACTTTAA
- a CDS encoding thioredoxin fold domain-containing protein gives MSVLRRMTLLTLPLLLAAQSVSANEVTFDKAQLEARFAKLGLEVKQVVPADIDGLVEVQTTGGVLFASPTGDYFLAGTLYKLDGNGQYEDVLAKRQAPINAAKIESFKDSMIEFKADNEKYVVTVFTDITCGYCVRLHNQMQGYNDLGITVRYMAYPRQGGTGSVADQMAAIWGAESPQSAMHDGKVNRKFPEQSKDFAKYQDIIKQHYALGRELGISGTPAIFLPNGEMVGGYLPPAQLLQRLEQI, from the coding sequence ATGAGCGTATTACGCCGTATGACTCTACTGACTCTGCCGTTGCTCCTTGCTGCCCAGAGTGTTTCTGCAAACGAAGTGACATTTGACAAGGCTCAGCTTGAAGCGCGCTTTGCAAAACTGGGTTTGGAAGTGAAGCAAGTGGTTCCTGCTGATATTGACGGTCTCGTGGAAGTACAAACAACCGGTGGGGTGTTATTCGCTTCACCAACGGGTGATTACTTTCTTGCCGGGACCTTGTACAAGTTAGATGGGAATGGTCAGTACGAAGATGTACTTGCCAAGCGCCAGGCGCCTATTAATGCGGCCAAGATTGAATCGTTCAAGGACAGCATGATCGAATTCAAAGCCGACAACGAAAAGTACGTAGTGACGGTATTTACTGACATCACGTGTGGTTACTGTGTTCGCCTACATAATCAGATGCAAGGCTACAATGATCTGGGTATTACTGTTCGTTACATGGCTTACCCACGTCAAGGTGGAACGGGTTCCGTCGCGGATCAAATGGCGGCCATTTGGGGAGCGGAGAGTCCTCAGTCTGCGATGCATGACGGAAAAGTAAACCGCAAGTTCCCAGAACAGAGCAAAGACTTTGCCAAGTATCAAGACATCATCAAACAGCATTATGCGCTAGGTCGAGAACTTGGTATTAGTGGAACGCCTGCTATCTTCCTTCCTAACGGCGAAATGGTGGGTGGTTACTTACCGCCAGCACAGCTTTTACAGCGCCTTGAGCAGATTTAA
- the xerD gene encoding site-specific tyrosine recombinase XerD, which yields MSPEQGLVEQFLDAMWMERGLSENTLASYRNDLSKLLQWMSKHNYRLDFISLSGLQEYQTWLADEGYKQTSRARMLSAIRRLFQYLHREKIRADDPSALLVSPKLPKRLPKDLSEAQVDALLDAPDPNDPMELRDKAMLELLYATGLRVTELVSLTMENISLRQGVVRVTGKGGKERLVPMGENAVDWIETFLEQGRSELLGENTSDVVFPSKRARQMTRQTFWHRIKHYAVIAGIDSEKLSPHVLRHAFATHLLNYGADLRVVQMLLGHSDLSTTQIYTHVATERLKQLHSEHHPRA from the coding sequence ATGTCTCCTGAACAAGGACTTGTTGAACAGTTTTTAGATGCAATGTGGATGGAACGCGGGCTATCAGAAAACACACTAGCGTCTTACCGCAACGATTTAAGTAAACTGCTTCAATGGATGAGTAAGCATAACTATCGTCTAGATTTCATTAGCTTATCAGGTTTGCAGGAATATCAAACTTGGTTGGCAGACGAAGGCTACAAGCAAACTTCTCGTGCTAGAATGCTGTCGGCAATTCGTCGGTTATTTCAGTATTTGCATCGAGAGAAAATCCGCGCGGATGATCCCAGCGCCTTACTCGTAAGCCCTAAATTGCCTAAGCGTTTACCCAAAGATCTCAGTGAAGCGCAGGTAGACGCGTTGCTTGATGCCCCCGATCCTAATGATCCCATGGAGCTTCGTGATAAAGCGATGCTGGAACTTTTGTACGCTACCGGGCTACGTGTAACCGAGTTAGTGAGCCTTACGATGGAAAACATTAGCCTACGTCAGGGGGTGGTTCGTGTTACGGGTAAAGGGGGCAAGGAACGCCTTGTTCCGATGGGAGAAAACGCAGTCGATTGGATTGAAACTTTTCTTGAGCAGGGGCGGTCTGAGTTACTAGGTGAAAATACTTCCGATGTGGTCTTTCCAAGCAAACGGGCTCGGCAGATGACTCGCCAGACGTTTTGGCACCGGATAAAACATTACGCCGTGATAGCGGGTATTGATAGCGAAAAGTTGTCACCTCACGTATTACGGCATGCGTTCGCGACGCACTTACTCAATTATGGTGCTGACTTACGGGTTGTGCAGATGTTACTCGGACATAGTGACTTGTCGACCACGCAAATTTATACTCATGTCGCCACAGAGCGATTGAAACAATTACACAGCGAGCACCACCCAAGGGCGTAG
- the pdhR gene encoding pyruvate dehydrogenase complex transcriptional repressor PdhR, with amino-acid sequence MAYQRIRQPKLSDVIEQELERLIVEGTLSPGQQLPPERELAKQFDVSRPSIREAIQRLEAKRLLTRRQGGGTFVSENIWTSFSDPLLNLLSSHSETQLDLLETRHAMEGISAYFAAVRGTEEDFARIEASLEKISEQQTEKNIEAEAAAVMQFLIALTEAAHNVVLLHIVRSLAPLLEQNILQNLKLLHRRDEVVEKVSKHRANIVEAIVSGKPEKAREMCHSHLAYIEETLLDLTREESRRERSLRRIQQGNDS; translated from the coding sequence ATGGCTTATCAAAGGATTCGTCAGCCAAAACTTTCTGATGTCATTGAACAAGAGTTAGAAAGGCTGATTGTGGAAGGAACATTGTCTCCGGGGCAACAATTGCCGCCAGAGCGCGAGCTGGCTAAACAGTTTGATGTGTCTCGTCCTTCAATCCGTGAGGCAATTCAACGCCTTGAAGCTAAGCGTCTTCTTACTCGTCGACAGGGTGGTGGCACATTCGTTAGCGAAAACATCTGGACCAGCTTTTCAGATCCTCTGCTAAATTTATTGTCTAGCCACTCAGAGACTCAGCTTGATCTACTGGAAACGCGTCATGCGATGGAAGGTATCTCAGCGTACTTTGCAGCCGTTCGTGGTACTGAAGAAGATTTCGCTCGTATCGAGGCAAGCCTCGAAAAAATCAGTGAGCAACAAACTGAGAAAAACATTGAAGCGGAAGCCGCTGCAGTTATGCAGTTTCTGATCGCTTTAACGGAAGCAGCGCACAACGTAGTGCTGCTGCATATTGTTCGCAGTTTAGCGCCATTGCTTGAGCAGAATATCTTACAGAATTTAAAGCTCTTACATCGCCGCGATGAAGTGGTCGAAAAAGTAAGTAAACACAGAGCTAATATCGTTGAAGCGATCGTTTCAGGTAAGCCAGAAAAGGCGCGTGAAATGTGTCATTCACACTTAGCTTATATTGAAGAAACATTGTTGGATTTGACTCGTGAAGAGTCGCGCAGAGAGCGCTCTTTGCGTCGAATTCAACAAGGTAACGACTCTTAA
- the ampD gene encoding 1,6-anhydro-N-acetylmuramyl-L-alanine amidase AmpD has translation MIDDRGWYRPARHVPSPFFDQRSDETDISLLVVHNISLPPGQFGGPYIEQFFTGKLDPYEHPFFRVIHNMGVSAHCLIRRDGEIIQFVPFNARAWHAGVSSFAGREKCNDYSIGIELEGCDYVVYTDAQYQSLTELTQQLQLRYPQITSSRITGHQYIAPLRKSDPGLVFDWRRFHDALKRCES, from the coding sequence ATGATTGATGATAGAGGTTGGTATCGACCTGCACGCCATGTTCCCTCGCCATTTTTTGATCAAAGAAGTGATGAAACGGATATTTCGCTATTGGTCGTGCACAATATTAGTCTGCCACCGGGGCAGTTTGGCGGTCCGTATATCGAGCAGTTCTTCACTGGCAAGCTCGACCCTTACGAACATCCCTTCTTTAGGGTGATTCACAACATGGGCGTATCGGCACATTGCCTTATTCGCCGTGATGGAGAGATCATTCAGTTCGTGCCTTTTAATGCCAGAGCTTGGCACGCGGGCGTATCGAGTTTTGCTGGCCGAGAGAAATGCAACGATTATTCGATTGGCATTGAGCTAGAAGGCTGTGATTACGTGGTTTATACCGATGCACAATATCAATCGTTGACAGAGCTGACTCAACAGTTGCAATTGCGTTACCCGCAGATCACTTCCTCAAGAATCACTGGCCATCAGTATATCGCGCCGCTTCGCAAGAGTGACCCGGGCTTAGTCTTTGATTGGCGACGTTTTCATGATGCATTGAAACGTTGTGAGAGCTGA